From the Teredinibacter turnerae T7901 genome, one window contains:
- a CDS encoding class I SAM-dependent methyltransferase, with amino-acid sequence MLTIRPEKLPLKPGDCVLDLGCGEGRHTLGLYFSAPLGELSGQLSLIGIDISAIDLATANKRKTDFPLPESQRAGIQFVRGDGLKLPLPDASVDHLICSEVLEHIPDYHAMLREINRVLKPGGTLCVSVPRAWPERICWWLEPRYHQVAGGHIRIFNRASLKRDLRSHGIQLFFEHGAHALHAPYWWLKCLFWDRGDRFWPVQVYHRFLVWDLFRAPWLTRSLDKLLNPLLGKSIVIYGVKGPGAQ; translated from the coding sequence ATGCTAACCATTCGCCCGGAAAAACTGCCCCTGAAACCCGGCGACTGTGTACTCGACCTCGGCTGTGGCGAAGGCCGCCATACCCTGGGTTTGTATTTTAGTGCGCCTCTCGGCGAACTCAGCGGGCAGCTTTCGTTGATCGGTATTGATATCTCCGCCATCGATCTCGCCACCGCCAACAAGCGTAAAACGGATTTTCCGCTGCCAGAATCCCAGCGTGCAGGCATTCAGTTCGTACGTGGCGATGGCTTAAAGCTACCGTTACCCGACGCCAGTGTGGACCATTTGATTTGCTCTGAGGTGCTGGAGCACATTCCCGATTATCACGCCATGCTGCGCGAAATTAACCGTGTATTAAAGCCTGGCGGCACCCTCTGCGTCAGCGTACCCAGAGCCTGGCCGGAACGTATTTGCTGGTGGCTCGAACCCCGTTATCACCAGGTCGCTGGCGGACATATTCGTATTTTTAATCGCGCATCGCTTAAACGCGATCTTCGCAGCCACGGCATACAGTTATTTTTTGAACACGGCGCCCACGCGCTGCACGCTCCCTATTGGTGGCTCAAGTGCCTGTTCTGGGATCGCGGCGACCGCTTTTGGCCGGTGCAAGTGTATCATCGGTTTCTGGTGTGGGACCTGTTTCGCGCACCCTGGCTCACCCGCTCGCTCGACAAACTGCTCAACCCACTGTTGGGCAAGAGCATTGTGATCTACGGCGTAAAAGGTCCGGGGGCGCAGTAG
- a CDS encoding glycosyltransferase family 4 protein encodes MTIAHPHPELPREPTSVFEAPTKSLKIALLGYRSAPHVGGQGIYIKYLAAALVRAGHQVDVYSGPPYPELEVGARLIKVPSLDLYACDNHVTALRWQHLRSFSDTYEWWTMLTGGFAEPYTFGRRLEKYLSPGDYDIIHDNQSLCYGLLNLQNRGAKVVATIHHPIHRDRELALAEQNDWGMRLLVKRWYSFLRMQERVVRGLEHIVTVSQCSQRDIATHFQLRGEVSVITNGIDINTFKPLAAIRKQPLRLITTASSDQPLKGLRYLLLALNRLRQQWPAIELRIIGKLSDNSPNRKLIDELELATHVSFVSGISSEDLAAEYNRASVAVCPSLYEGFGLPAGEAMACELPVVSTNGGALPEVVGDAGVIVPAGDAEALAAAIHNLLDSPDHAKALGVRARQRIETHFCWDAVARQLTQYYQRVITSTC; translated from the coding sequence ATGACCATAGCCCACCCCCACCCAGAATTACCTCGCGAACCCACGTCCGTATTTGAAGCGCCCACTAAGTCGCTAAAAATAGCGCTTTTGGGGTATCGCAGTGCACCGCATGTGGGTGGCCAGGGCATCTACATCAAATACCTCGCCGCCGCCCTGGTTCGCGCGGGACATCAGGTGGATGTGTACTCTGGGCCGCCTTACCCGGAATTAGAGGTCGGCGCTCGTTTAATCAAGGTACCGAGCCTCGATCTCTATGCCTGCGACAATCATGTGACCGCGCTGCGCTGGCAGCACCTGCGCTCCTTTAGCGATACCTATGAATGGTGGACCATGCTCACCGGGGGCTTCGCCGAACCCTACACATTCGGGCGGCGGCTCGAGAAGTACCTCTCCCCGGGCGACTACGACATTATTCACGATAACCAGAGCCTCTGTTACGGCCTGCTGAATTTGCAAAATCGCGGGGCGAAGGTCGTGGCCACCATTCATCACCCCATTCATCGCGACCGCGAGCTGGCATTGGCAGAACAGAACGACTGGGGCATGCGTCTGCTGGTTAAACGCTGGTACAGTTTTTTGCGGATGCAGGAACGGGTGGTGAGAGGCCTGGAGCACATTGTTACCGTATCCCAGTGTTCCCAGCGCGACATTGCCACGCATTTTCAATTGCGCGGTGAGGTCTCCGTCATCACCAATGGGATCGACATAAACACGTTCAAACCCTTAGCTGCGATCCGAAAACAGCCCCTGCGGTTGATAACCACCGCGTCGTCAGATCAGCCGTTAAAAGGTTTGCGGTATTTACTGCTCGCACTAAACCGGTTGCGACAACAATGGCCTGCAATTGAACTGCGCATTATCGGCAAACTGAGCGACAACAGCCCGAACCGAAAATTGATCGACGAACTTGAACTGGCGACGCACGTCAGCTTTGTCTCGGGTATCAGCAGCGAGGACCTGGCGGCGGAATACAATCGAGCAAGCGTCGCCGTGTGCCCTTCCCTGTACGAGGGTTTTGGCCTGCCCGCCGGCGAAGCCATGGCCTGCGAATTACCCGTCGTCAGTACCAATGGCGGCGCACTGCCCGAGGTGGTTGGCGACGCGGGGGTTATCGTACCCGCCGGTGATGCCGAGGCGCTCGCCGCGGCGATCCACAACTTGCTGGATTCGCCAGACCACGCCAAAGCCTTGGGCGTACGCGCCCGCCAGCGGATTGAAACCCATTTTTGCTGGGACGCCGTCGCCCGGCAACTCACGCAATACTATCAACGGGTGATCACAAGCACATGCTAA
- a CDS encoding thioredoxin family protein → MEKSSAATPARHSAQSTWRTLLVYGILALIIYFGHQYLQTALGERALAAVPLEKLTLEEALSASRASDKPVLLDLAAIWCPSCRKLDQQVLSDPAVVEVIRNKYVFTRVEFESATGETVQQKYQVKGFPTLLVVDGNGNLIRQLPLSFEPQEFIRSL, encoded by the coding sequence TTGGAAAAGTCATCTGCGGCCACGCCCGCGCGCCACTCCGCGCAATCCACCTGGCGCACGTTACTCGTGTACGGCATTTTGGCGCTGATCATTTACTTTGGCCACCAGTACTTGCAAACCGCACTCGGTGAACGCGCACTGGCAGCGGTTCCGCTGGAAAAGCTGACATTGGAAGAGGCGCTGTCTGCATCACGTGCATCCGACAAACCGGTACTACTGGATTTAGCCGCTATCTGGTGCCCCAGTTGCCGCAAGCTGGACCAACAGGTGCTATCGGATCCCGCCGTTGTCGAGGTTATTCGCAATAAATACGTTTTTACCCGCGTGGAGTTTGAATCTGCAACAGGCGAAACAGTGCAGCAGAAATACCAGGTGAAGGGGTTTCCCACCTTGCTTGTAGTTGATGGTAACGGCAACCTGATACGTCAACTGCCACTCAGCTTTGAACCGCAGGAGTTCATTCGCAGCCTCTGA